The following are encoded together in the Streptomyces flavofungini genome:
- a CDS encoding DAK2 domain-containing protein, giving the protein MPQNLDAVAVRAWSVLALDALGQAREEIDAINVYPVADADTGTNLYLTMESASQAVDAVFAGLEPARPELTEVVRAMAHGALIGARGNSGTILAQLLRGMAQILSEEPGAGVRGGGDSRDSRGSRDGDRRGGDAHRRDAHHADATRLALALERAAQAAYQAVAHPVEGTVLTVAGAAAEAAAQAARSAADCAIVARAAYDGACAALDATPGQLAVLGRAGVVDAGGRGLVAVLGALVGALSGETVRPWVAGGAVAAAAVESSGVAAGAVESSGAGGAAEGAEDVRGGDVDSPEGDAGSRGGDPDSRGGAAECGSPTTACAAPTAEGTAPAAEGQGPAFEVIYLLEADDAAVARLRARLDRLGDSLVVVGGDGLWNVHVHVDDAGAAVEAGVEAGRPYRIRITHFGVGDAHTARTQPPRERVQRGIVAVVPGDGLAALYAEAGATTVPARVGEPPASGELVEAIRRAHAREVVLLPNDAGLRHTAAAAAEQARSEGVRVALIPTRSAVQGIAALAVHEPDRRFDEDVVAMTSAAGAARYAELAVAERQSWTTAGICQAGDVLGLIDGDVAVIGPEVARTAAAVLDRMLAAGGEMVTLVLGDEVPDGVAEFLEKHVRDSHLAVDTVLYRGGPQSPLLLIGVE; this is encoded by the coding sequence TTGCCGCAGAACCTCGACGCTGTCGCAGTCCGCGCGTGGAGCGTGCTCGCTCTGGACGCGCTGGGACAGGCCCGCGAGGAGATCGACGCGATCAACGTCTATCCGGTCGCGGACGCGGACACCGGGACCAATCTCTACTTGACCATGGAATCGGCCTCCCAGGCCGTCGACGCGGTCTTCGCGGGACTCGAACCGGCGAGGCCCGAGCTCACCGAAGTGGTCCGCGCGATGGCCCACGGGGCGCTGATCGGGGCCCGCGGCAACTCCGGGACGATCCTGGCCCAGCTGCTGCGCGGGATGGCGCAGATCCTGTCGGAGGAGCCGGGCGCGGGCGTACGCGGTGGTGGTGACTCACGTGACAGCCGTGGCTCCAGGGACGGGGACAGGAGGGGCGGTGACGCGCACCGACGTGACGCGCATCACGCCGACGCGACGCGCCTCGCCCTCGCACTGGAGCGCGCGGCCCAGGCCGCGTACCAGGCGGTGGCGCATCCGGTGGAGGGCACGGTCCTGACGGTCGCGGGGGCCGCCGCGGAGGCCGCGGCCCAGGCCGCGCGGTCGGCGGCCGACTGCGCGATCGTGGCCCGCGCGGCCTACGACGGCGCCTGCGCGGCGCTGGACGCGACTCCTGGACAGCTGGCGGTACTCGGCCGCGCGGGCGTCGTGGACGCCGGCGGACGCGGCCTGGTAGCGGTCCTGGGGGCCTTGGTGGGCGCGCTGTCGGGGGAGACGGTGCGGCCCTGGGTGGCTGGGGGCGCGGTTGCGGCTGCGGCTGTGGAGTCGTCTGGGGTTGCGGCTGGGGCTGTGGAGTCGTCTGGGGCCGGCGGTGCCGCTGAGGGTGCCGAGGACGTGCGCGGGGGTGATGTGGACTCGCCCGAGGGCGATGCGGGCTCGCGCGGGGGTGATCCGGACTCGCGTGGAGGCGCCGCCGAGTGCGGGTCTCCCACCACCGCTTGCGCGGCCCCCACCGCCGAGGGCACCGCCCCCGCCGCCGAAGGCCAAGGCCCCGCCTTCGAGGTGATCTACCTCCTGGAGGCCGACGACGCCGCTGTGGCCCGGCTGCGGGCCCGGCTCGACCGGCTCGGGGACTCCCTCGTGGTGGTCGGCGGCGACGGCCTGTGGAACGTCCACGTCCATGTGGACGACGCGGGCGCGGCCGTCGAGGCGGGCGTCGAGGCGGGGCGCCCGTACCGCATCCGGATCACGCACTTCGGCGTCGGCGACGCCCACACCGCACGGACGCAGCCGCCCAGGGAGCGCGTCCAGCGCGGCATCGTGGCCGTCGTACCGGGTGACGGCCTCGCCGCGCTGTACGCCGAGGCCGGGGCGACCACGGTGCCCGCGCGCGTGGGGGAGCCGCCCGCCAGCGGGGAACTCGTGGAGGCCATCCGGCGCGCCCACGCGCGCGAGGTGGTGCTGCTGCCCAACGACGCCGGGCTGCGCCACACCGCGGCGGCGGCCGCCGAACAGGCCCGCTCCGAAGGCGTACGCGTCGCCCTGATCCCCACCCGCTCGGCCGTCCAGGGCATCGCGGCGCTCGCCGTGCACGAGCCGGACCGCCGCTTCGACGAGGACGTCGTCGCGATGACCTCGGCGGCCGGGGCGGCCCGGTACGCCGAACTGGCCGTCGCCGAACGGCAGTCCTGGACGACGGCGGGCATCTGCCAGGCCGGGGACGTGCTCGGCCTCATCGACGGCGACGTGGCGGTGATCGGCCCGGAGGTCGCGCGCACCGCCGCCGCCGTGCTCGACCGGATGCTGGCGGCGGGCGGCGAGATGGTCACGCTCGTCCTCGGGGACGAGGTGCCCGACGGGGTCGCCGAGTTCCTGGAGAAGCACGTACGCGACAGCCACTTGGCCGTGGACACGGTGCTGTACCGGGGCGGGCCCCAGTCGCCCCTCCTGCTCATCGGCGTGGAGTGA
- the rpmB gene encoding 50S ribosomal protein L28, whose protein sequence is MAANCDVCGKGPGFGNNISHSHRRTPRRWNPNIQRVRAVVGGTPKRLNACTSCIKAGKVSR, encoded by the coding sequence GTGGCTGCCAACTGCGACGTCTGCGGCAAGGGGCCGGGCTTCGGCAACAACATCTCGCACTCGCACCGCCGTACGCCCCGTCGCTGGAACCCGAACATCCAGCGCGTGCGTGCCGTGGTCGGCGGGACGCCGAAGCGCCTCAACGCCTGCACCTCGTGCATCAAGGCCGGCAAGGTCTCGCGCTGA